The Ruminococcaceae bacterium R-25 genomic interval CTTTAATATCAATAACGGAAGCAAATCAGAATTTTTCAAAGGTTGCCAGGCTTGTAGATGAGAAGGGTGCAGCTGTAATCATGAAGAATAATGCACCCAAGTATATTGTGATAGAGTTCAGTAAAATACCTGAAAGCGCAGAAGTAGCCGATAAAGCAGCTGTAACTTTAGCAAAGAAGTTGATCAGTGACAAAAAGTAAACCTATATCAAAATAGTCGTCACATCATCACAGTCGTCACAGAATTGTTCCTTCAAGTAGAAAAGTAATCACTCAAGATAATGAGACCGGCAATTACGAGTTGAGAACAGTGGCATTCAAAACTCTACGAGTTTAGAACACCACCATTCACAACTCTACATTAGTGCGCGTTTCTATTCTTCCGCGCTACCGCTTGGATTGCCACCCACAACTTGAGAGGACGTTACCTCTCAAGTCGCGGCTGGCGGGACCTGGAATTGAATATTTAGACCGCAGGCTATGGCCCGCCCGCGCGGCTTTTCTTTTAGCTAAGCCTAAAAGAGACTCACAGATGTTAGAAAGGATAGATAGGGGTGTGGGGAAAGGAAGGGAAACGCTAATTTACACGCACGCGTAATACGGAAAGAATATATGTACGCAAATGTCAAATGAGGGA includes:
- a CDS encoding antitoxin Phd, translating into MLISTDTLISITEANQNFSKVARLVDEKGAAVIMKNNAPKYIVIEFSKIPESAEVADKAAVTLAKKLISDKK